From the genome of Phlebotomus papatasi isolate M1 chromosome 2, Ppap_2.1, whole genome shotgun sequence:
GTCGTAAATAACCTTCAAATAGTTTCTTCAAGTTCTTTGTcttacatttttcaaaatctttataAGCACGAAAGCACGCGGAGTGACCGTTCTTATTTACCGACAAAACGTTTTACGGTTCTCtgttttctgtgtttttaaaactgtttttatTTACGAAGGTTTTGGAAAAGCGATTGAAGAACAATATTAATTAACTTTAATTAAagactttaattaaaatttttgtcaccCTTATTCCAACGTTTTGCACTGGGCATTGAATATCAACGGTAAGACGACAGTGGACGCTAAGCAAAAGTCTTTAATAAATCGAATTATCTTTCACGCTTTCAGCTCGGAGGTTCTCTTGcacaattttccaagaaattctaCATGGAAATACTTCGGAAGTTTTTAGGGAAATCCTATAAATGGGTCTACTGCATGAAAGCTCACCCTGGCACTAGTGATTAGAAGGACAATAGATTCCATAGAATTTTCCGCTTAAAAGAAAACTCGCTGAgcttttgacaaatttattgAAACACACAATGTATAGAGGCAGTGagctttaaattcaaaaaaattctttaagcaGAAAGATCTTTTTGAAGGATTAAGGAATTAATTCCTCAAATCTATCTAAATTTCGTTTGATTTAAAATTCTCTTTGCAGTCATTCAGACACcttaatcagtaaaaattaatttttaatgtaattttcactCTCTATGATTTCAAAGTACACAGAGTCAAGTTTGCATCAATCATCtggtaaaagggacagataatcctaaccggcttatgtaggtgagattcttaacgtgagctaactcggagtgcatgcaaattcgatttagagctgaagttgggagacgccattcagttatcttgaatcaaattcgtgaaattatacaaattttgtatttaaaccaaaatatcaaggatttggatgaactgacagaaaagtgatatatgggtgaaatgtagaccagaatgtactctataattttcccatagaacatgatctcatcgattactcagaagccaagataagcgaggttttttgctTCTTAACTGGTTTTTTCATCCATAGAGTGCCTCAAGCAgtgatttgttgaacttcaactatttcaaagaattgttgtattttgtgggactttccatttaaacccctattttaagtgtcttggtggagtagaggcagtcaaattggcatttgagtgatttcaaagcgttattatggaaaaaatcaattttttcacacttaaacggcaaaatcggagtgatagggtagtctgagcggaaaatgatgtatggacaaaatgtagagacaaatgtgctctacaattatgtcgaagtaatcatcaaaatcggttcagcgacagtcgagataattgaggttatgtgatattgaaattggtttttcgactgtggcgcccctggtgttggtcccacgaagttcaaatattctagaaagttgtagcatttggtaagatctttcgtttaagccctcattcatcaaaatcggtcatatagaaccggagatatgattttttgaatttcgtgaactttgacccgtcatatcttcggttctattgaaaccacagcgcgcatacgcaccattttggaaacgtcctagactggactacaacatactaaaatttcattaacttgcacaatgccgtttttgagaaaagtgactttgaatttcgatgaattttgacgctatcacagcgccacctgtggtgactttttgaacttccatctgaaagtgctcattgagacgaaaccaaaaaggtaaaatttaggtcgctatgttagttagaaccggagatagaggccggtcaatgttcgaactttgaccccttatagctcgggtcaggggttatggatcgacttaaggttttttttgtttgataggtataatcaacggctacaacatactaaaatttcagcccgatgcacaatggaatttttgagttatttaacttataagatttaaaaattttctttttaataatagcgcccctagcggtggttttatgaacttgtgatgttagaaggggaagtggcatttcacgagagctttccaaaaagccctcactttttaaattctgagaatttaaaccggagttatggccattttaagaaattttttttggacccttatagctcgggtcaggggggtcgggggaccttaagtttggtattgatggaaagctctaaggcccagctataacatactaaaatttgagcccgctcgatgccataggggcggagctattgagaaaacaaaaaaaggggggtcttcaaaatggcggaaggagaggtggggggtggggggtcaatgcaccaagttgcaattttcacccgatatataacctttgccgaaaaccgcaagtcgatatcttttttagtttaggagctattaagctccaaagagcggccggccgggaacgtaaaatagccacatatatattcgtgatcaggaagtgtcgaaacacattttggccaagtttgaggtcgatcggacgacatgaaattttgttaggattatagtaggtgagattgttaagaatctcacctaattagcACATATACGTGATGTAACATATCTCAAAACCAATTAGTCCTAGAGAATTATAATTCCATTGCAACATGAAAAtcccataaaattttattgcagaGTTGAGAATCTTCTTAGTATTTCACTTTCTCaattacattttaattaatcCCATTTGACTATAATTGAATTTCCTCGCAAAAGTCAAACCGGAATCCCTcagtgaaattcaattatagATTATTGCAATTTAAAATGAACCTCAACTTCTTAGTCGATGTCTGCAAAAGTTAGACTGcaaaattaaaatagttttttttcctaaagtttAAGAATTAGTAGCAATTTTTTATTCCATTCGGGTGCATTGGCAGGACGGGAAAAAAACTTTGCTGATGAGTTCACAATAAGAACTTTTCCTCATCTCATTAGTGGATTTTTCCCTGTTGGCGATTCATTAGAAGCCTCAACCCTGGGGACTAAAGTTTGTGCCGTTCTTTGCAGGCCGTGGACAACGAGGCGATTAAGACATCACTGTCTGAACTGACGGGAAACATTGAGGAGATGCAAATCTTCTGCCAATGCCTTCAGGATTCTGTTGTCACTGAAAATCACGAAGCCGTTGATAAGTATTTGCAGGATGTTCGAGCGTGTGCATTTAATTTGGCCAAAGCCACTAAAATGCTCGTGACTGAGTTTCAGTTGCAGTAAGTTTGATGATTTTGCCatcaatctcttttattttacattttactaTCCTTTTCCCCTTCCCTGGAAATCCTCATTTTGACATAGAGCTATTCATAAAGTTTGTAAATcaattctcaaaattctaataacaagttttcttttcaaaattttgaattagaaaGCCCTTATAAtcgtagaaaaattatttaaaattattattaaatttgtttgactcgaaaagttttaataaaatatttaagccaGTGATTTTAAAAAACATTACAACCCATATTCTCTATGATTTTCATAATGTAGGGAAAAGgacccatgcttcgtacgatcctaagcgtaataatataataataatgctggcacaacattccatgaaggaactaggccttccctcaaggggatttctagacatgcattattattttttcttgtacgggatgaggttgtcagtcccatgcccgtggaatcaagtgcagtgaagcttactggatgcaattcgaacacctttaacgccagaaaaattcctggtgacctaaaggggattcgaacccgggacacttgcatcatagagcgagtgctctaccacttgacccattgagtgcccatccTAAGCGTAATGACGACATTTTTCTGAACAAATGAGTATCCgccatatattttaaaaagcattttccactgtttttaaaatataggatgagtcacatttattcaaaaaacctagaaaaaatttagtcattacgaagcttgggatcgtgcgaagcatgagcactttcccctataaagattttaaaatcaaatcaaATCTTGTGTACAAacaattaaaacaaattttcaagaaaCACAAGATGCTTATTTTCcgcttttgaggttatattttcAGAGTGAAACCATTACAGCacagaattgaatttttctgaggTTATGGTaggtaaatttcaattaaaaatgccATAGCTTAAATGAAATTGCTTAACGATCTTTTTctatatttcatttcaaaaaattattaatataaaattatttaaatgtaaaaacctaaattaaaggattatttgttaattgaggttatgttcaacgACATAATTTTGGTTATCTATTTAGAATGGGCAATCTGCATAGATTTATGCGCTTAAAGTGCTTCAATTCAAATCATTAACCACTTTGGCGATAGGAACAAAAGTCAaattcaacattaaaaaatatgaaattcacACGCATTTTCAGCTGttctttttaggttatgttcaaaTTATTTCAGCCGCACTACGGCGTCttttaaaaaactttgaaatatttgtcaaaatgataATTAAGCTCAGCATTCATTTACCTAATTACTATATTTTCGGAAATATTTGATCAAAGGatacaaaatacaaaataaaatttttaggttATAATAAATATGCGATCTCCCTGCATTAACGCCTCTTGTGGTATTTAGGTCAAATGTAAATTgtgtttatattttattttatttaatttctcctGAAACTCGACGACCACAAGAGACAAatctattttttgaatttaaagatTATGCTATCTTTCATGCTAGAAGCGGAAAAACTTTTAGTTTAAGAGCGACTAAAGCTAAAAATGGTCATAAGAGACTGAAAATTAAATCTAATGGCGCTGGCATACCTTCTCAAtagagtgaaattcaatcgattgaaattttacctctcactctttcaaactgaaattagatatagttgtctcttactgccaaatgaaatttaaaatttaaattgaaatttcaatttccattttaaagaaaagagacagctatatctgatttgagtttgaaagagtaagaggtaaaatttcaatcgattgaatttcattaaattgaaaaggtgtgccagaaatTTCATAattagattaaaaaatattactaaaaatatttccgGAAGCTTATGTTGCAAATTAATTTCGAAAATCTAGCACCAATATAGCTGTTCGTTGGCccttaaaacatttaaatatcgAAAATTCTGAGGAAAGATAATAAATGAAGCGTTATTACCCTTTCAGTCAAAATTGATAATCTTcaatttttggtttaaattatttaccttaaatcttgaaattttcttatctcagaattgagaggTGTGTTCttaatgttatatttttacctcaaaattacaaaaagtttgcTAAAGGAATACTCAAATCACAaaagaatttgtaaaattttttgtaaaaagtttgtctaaatttatttgacgaaactttttctaactttgtcttatttaaagtgttttttgacaaattttagattaatctgaaaaaaaaaaaagttttgtaaagCGGCCAACTGAATcttggtaaaattttgtcaaaaggaggtTGCTATCGAATTtggaaaactttttcaaattctgcATCGAAAACCATCACTTTGGCAAACTTTTCGTATTGAAATGATAAATCCTTTGTTTAAGAGTACTAATATGtatattaaagtattattatttaACTATTGAAAAcgttatactaaaaaaaaatatttgttccgGAAACTGCTTgcaaaagtttgttaaaagtttgtcaaatcgTAAGATAATTCACCAGGGAACTTCCTTCTAATAAAAGTATTATTTAGTTTGgggttttaaaataaaatttatttatttaaaaagaaaaatatttcaaattaatttttaatcgaAATATTGCAAAACTTAAGGAATacatttgttaaaagtttgtcaaatgatgttttttcttaatacaaccttaaaaaatattctttacaaaaaaatatcttgatttAATATAATAACATCCTgctgacaaacttttaacaaactttACAAACCCTTTTTCCAAGATAcagctgaaattttttttatataatttttaacaaaaaaaataataatttgcttcaaaaatcagttcaaaatattttaaaatcactaCTGGTTTAAACTGCAAATTCTATGAATATCCCTGTGTTTCATAACTTTTCGCCTTtaccattgaaaaaaaatccatcgcCTAGAGAGATTTTATCGATAAAACACTCATACGTTCAATTGACAAAgtttattatagaaaaaatatatgaaattgTATACAAAATGTCACCTGCATTTTTACTACTTAACGCACTTTATTTTGCTTTTGGACAAACTTTAAGAACACTTCCAGAGAATTATGGCAAGATTTCCGCCAAAGAAGAGATACAGGATATTTTTGGTTTCATAAGACAACTCAAAGCCAAATCCTTCACCAACAACAACATGCCAGAAAGATCCGAATTTCTTATCCATTGTCTCCTTAATGAGTTTGGCGGCTT
Proteins encoded in this window:
- the LOC129800417 gene encoding dynein axonemal light chain 4 codes for the protein MAEDAIKAESETDKKILHVYPLVKHSDMNEEMRTEAIELCITACEKFAQNYEQAAKLIKETMDKKFGSFWHVVVGEGFGFELSYETKNILYLFFGGNLAIILWKCS